In a genomic window of Gambusia affinis linkage group LG04, SWU_Gaff_1.0, whole genome shotgun sequence:
- the LOC122829367 gene encoding erythroblast NAD(P)(+)--arginine ADP-ribosyltransferase-like yields MKPKMFLIGSVWLSLCCLLHAQPEGTGFPLDMAVNSVDDMYSTCAADMETKVKEKYFEEDMKNNLFKKVWNAAKQCAERNMKQKEPVDMALTENHMQAICVYTAGGKENIYDVFNDAVKTNKQQYSSSFPFHSLHFWLTRAIQILKNNHNECYTTFRRTKAIFTGEVNQEMRFGNFASSSKLSTLTHFGKTTCFQIRTCHGAYLKKYPKLKDHEQEVLIPPYETFKIISKTKPPALGDCNTVYVLEPTGVQSNLDCQVAK; encoded by the exons ATGAAGCCCAAAATGTTCCTGATTGGTTCTGTGTGGTTGTCTCTTTGCTGCCTGCTTCATGCTCAACCAGAGGGG ACTGGTTTTCCTCTGGACATGGCTGTGAACTCTGTTGATGACATGTACTCTACCTGTGCTGCAGACATGGAGACAAAGGTCAAGGAGAAGTACTTTGAAGAggacatgaaaaataatttattcaagaAGGTGTGGAACGCAGCAAAACAATGTGCAGagagaaatatgaaacaaaaagaaccaGTAGATATGGCTCTAACAGAGAATCACATGCAAGCAATTTGTGTTtacacagcaggaggaaaagaaaacatctatgACGTATTCAATGACGCAGTCAAGaccaataaacaacaatatagTTCATCCTTTCCATTCCATTCTTTACATTTCTGGCTGACCAGAGCAATACAGATCCTCAAAAACAATCATAATGAATGTTACACAACTTTCCGTAGAACCAAAGCTATCTTCACTGGTGAAGTCAACCAAGAAATGCGATTTGGTAATTTTGCCTCCTCCTCCAAATTATCAACTCTGACACACTTTGGTAAGACAACATGCTTTCAAATTAGAACCTGTCATGGAGCTTATCTGAAAAAATACCCAAAGCTCAAAGATCATGAGCAGGAGGTGCTGATTCCACCTTATGAGACGTTCAAGATAATCAGCAAAACTAAACCTCCAGCACTTGGAGACTGTAATACTGTCTATGTTCTGGAACCTACTGGGGTCCAAAGCAATCTTGACTGTCAAGTtgcaaagtaa